The Candidatus Goldiibacteriota bacterium genomic interval AAGTATAAAGCGGGCGTGAAAATCACAAAAGAAGACCTTGCTAAAATCGCGCAGGCGGGCTGCCTTGCGCCAAGCGCGCGGTCTGTGAACCCGTGGAAATTCATTATACTTACTGAAAGAAACAGAATTGACGGGCTTCAGAAAATAATAGGCAATAACGGAAGCTTTCTGACAGAGGCATCCGCCGCAATTGTGATAATCTGCGAAGATACAAAGTATTACCTTGAAGACGGCTGTGCCGCGGCCGAAAATATGCTGCTGGCCGCAACGGCGCTTAATTTGGGTGCATGCTGGATAGCGGGTGATAAGAAAGATTAT includes:
- a CDS encoding nitroreductase family protein; the encoded protein is MDFFETVKNRRSVRKYKAGVKITKEDLAKIAQAGCLAPSARSVNPWKFIILTERNRIDGLQKIIGNNGSFLTEASAAIVIICEDTKYYLEDGCAAAENMLLAATALNLGACWIAGDKKDYCEDILKYLAVPACFRLVCSIAVGVADEYPVKEKPKAQDVISWEKYQ